In Ctenopharyngodon idella isolate HZGC_01 chromosome 1, HZGC01, whole genome shotgun sequence, a single genomic region encodes these proteins:
- the fn1b gene encoding fibronectin 1b isoform X1, translating to MTRISVKKLLLLLCIGGSVHCMPKSAGKSTRQTQQQISLDPVYEEARSLAIHENGCNDNGRFYRMNDNWERPYMDSTLICTCEGASGVKCKSKPAAEETCYDKFNARSYRVGETYERPKDSMIWDCTCIGSGKGKISCTIANRCHEGGNSYRIGDTWTRPHDTGDYMLECVCLGNGKGEWTCKPVAERCYDDSQGSSYVVGQTWQKPYQGWMIVDCTCLGEGNGRITCTSRNRCNDQDTRTSYRIGETWTKTDSNGNTLQCLCTGNGRGEWKCDRHAASHATPAIGSGSSVAHRVTTVMNQVNVLSELLEEGNCKTDSGVSYFNGMSWIRTQGSKEMLCTCVGGGISCEEQDGQSQVYGGNSGGQPCVFPFVFSGNTYYSCISEGRTDGQLWCSTTSDYDSDGMYSFCTGKNQLVTTRGGNSNGALCQFPFKYNGRNYTDCTSDGRRDGMKWCGTTTDYDGERKYGFCPMAAHEEVCTVNDVMYRVGDEWDKRHDTLGHMMRCTCQGNGRGEWNCISHTQLKDQCVVNGQTYDVNETFEKRHDQGYMMNCTCFGQGRGRWKCDAIDQCQEPETKVFYQIGQTWNKVIQGSPYRCSCYGNGIGELACEPLQSTAPVRVIITEAGNQPNSHPIQWNAPQSAHITQYILKWRVKNTRSPWKEATIPGHINSYTISGLKPGLTYEGQLISIQRYGPREVTRFDFTTTYGSLAKAEGETTQPAPVVDTSESVTEITSSSFVISWVSASDTVSGFRVAYELSEEGAPSRVIDLPRTTTSLNIQDLLPGRRYNVKVFEVNPEGDTNLILTTTQTTAPDAPTNYEVSNVQETSIVIRWAKPQAPITGYRVVYTPSVEGSSTELILPETQTFVTLSDLRPGLSYNVSIYSVEDNMESVPLVLQVSTSGEQQPEEVQAPTDLQFYEVTDVKITITWTGPPNEVSGYRVNFAPVSTDGRAQRPLQLPVTQNAYAELTHLHPGTLYRFHIYAVSGGVESEPLVGEHSTKPDAPTDLRFTDITDDSALVIWSVPRAQVTGYRLFISIGSSSPKQLKVPGHVSQYQLSNLQPDTEYRVTLHSEQGSTLSEGITDAFRTSQPTGNAPRFTTEVTDTAIIVTWIPVARYSYRMSVRPSQGGEAPREETSGKGRIYISGLTPGLEYTYSLQPLFNGRQHGNPITNKVVTSLSPPTDLNVVSNPVTGNLNVRWSRTKSPDITGYRVTCTPTNGQRGATQEEIVQGEETSCTLDNLSPGVEYNVSVYTVKNHIESEPISTTITQDVPKVGDLSFVDFTDTTIGIKWTPLNYPAVTGYHITVVTAGQSFPILEDMVNSSVSYYTIRGLEPGINYEISVSTITDEAESVPSVITQQTQTAVPAPTNLRFSEVGSDSMRVLWTPPSVQPSEITRFVIRSHPTNNDDDTQEVNVGGGTNSYVLQNLLSNTEYLVKVVCVYDDKESEPVTGVQKTKLDSPTNLDFSDVSTNSFTVHWLAPRSVITGYRLRYQSTRDGRPKEERLPPTRNYFTLVNLAPETEYTVYIYAVSSNVESLPLTGTQATVSDAPTDLAVTSSTPTSITISWDAPAVTVRYYKITHGETGERDAPREFTVPGTQSTATIQGLRPDTDYTITLYAVTGRGDSPASSTPVIITHRTAGGSVSSPSDLDVTDIQDNTLTVRWSPARGPITGYRVTGMPKDGQGPTFSEVVGPERTEMTIRGLVPTVEYTINVIALSQEGESTPVVQKATTASLQHPRDLTFSDVGSTSMLVTWDAPRVPGVTSYRVLYSSPEEGEREYRPAPSGRDNSVVLQGLRPGTTYNIKVIPMKGRNPDRTLEGIQQTTHEETQPTAVPAPTNIQFLDISPSSFIVAWQAPSGRLSGYRVVVSPKNQYTTAKEMNVSPDSTRVLVPGLMVATAYDVHVYALRGSDRSTPLTGEITTADSSTDITPPRRVRVTDVKDTSFTLTWRVVNNEPMTGFLIEATPKNEGNPTFSQTIPADQRIYVVTGLQPAVTYVVNMYTLNRNSRSHPFTMTVTTARPTLQSPTNLQFTSLTSSSISFTWQAPPTQITGYYVTYEESGGRPHELLPRPVAGQNYATITGLKPGTEYIIKIFALVNAQRSAPLVGTATTQLTSDLPIHGGRDKLDVPEPDNRVHVVVPTGHETPDEHGQHVEYTEFNNQPNQPNRGYQPQHHQPTSQPKQARPQPYVPQVGETLVYIPKVGPDGGRIPKIIQVSERPGDGHPFGFTEDKTGRPQEAQTQTTISWQPYQESSAYLVSCQPITHQDEKMFQMRLPGTSTSATLIGLTSGASYNVIVEALKGALKHKILEEIITAGNTVSGDVSSSKDSCYDTFTATYHDVGEEWERMSETGFKLWCRCLGLGSGHFRCDSSKWCHDSGNNYRIGEKWERRAENGHLMSCTCLGNGKGEFKCEPHESICYDDGKMYQIGNQWQKEYLGAICTCTCYGGQQGWRCENCRRPGAEISSELLKPVRLNTGHRVNIQCPIECLRPELLADAVANPKTQE from the exons ATGACCCGTATCTCAGTAAAGAAGCTTCTGCTCCTGCTGTGCATCGGGGGATCTGTCCACTGTATGCCAAAATCTGCAGGGAAAAGTACAAGACAAACGCAGCAACAAATCAGTCTGGACCCGGTCTACGAGGAAGCCAGGAGTTTAGCCATCCATGAAA ATGGATGCAACGACAATGGTCGGTTTTATAGGATGAACGATAACTGGGAGCGCCCGTACATGGACAGCACTCTCATCTGCACTTGTGAGGGGGCTTCAGGGGTCAAGTGTAAATCCAAACCTGCAG CTGAGGAGACGTGCTATGACAAATTCAATGCGCGCTCCTACCGAGTCGGAGAGACCTACGAGCGACCTAAGGATAGCATGATATGGGACTGTACCTGCATTGGGTCCGGTAAAGGCAAAATTAGCTGCACCATCGCAA aTCGCTGCCATGAAGGAGGTAATTCATACAGAATCGGGGACACCTGGACACGACCCCACGACACTGGAGACTACATGCTTGAATGTGTGTGTCTTGGCAATGGAAAGGGAGAGTGGACCTGTAAACCCGTTG CGGAGCGTTGCTATGATGACTCACAGGGATCTTCATATGTGGTTGGTCAGACATGGCAAAAACCCTATCAAGGATGGATGATAGTGGACTGCACCTGTTTGGGGGAGGGCAACGGACGCATCACCTGCACATCCAGAA ACCGCTGTAATGACCAGGACACCAGAACCTCCTACCGTATTGGTGAGACTTGGACCAAAACTGACTCCAATGGAAACACTCTGCAGTGTCTTTGCACAGGCAACGGTCGTGGAGAGTGGAAGTGTGATAGACATGCTGCTTCCCATGCAACACCTGCCATTG GTTCTGGCTCTTCCGTGGCTCATAGAGTTACAACAGTGATGAACCAAGTCAACGTCCTGTCTGAACTTCTTGAGGAGGGTAACTGTAAAACCGATTCAGGTGTGTCCTATTTCAATGGCATGAGCTGGATCAGAACTCAGGGCAGCAAGGAAATGCTGTGCACTTGTGTTGGAGGAGGAATCAGCTGCGAGGAGCAAG ATGGACAGTCCCAGGTTTATGGTGGCAACTCTGGTGGGCAGCCATGTGTGTTCCCCTTTGTTTTTAGTGGGAACACCTACTACTCCTGCATTTCTGAGGGCCGAACCGATGGGCAGCTATGGTGCAGTACCACGTCTGACTATGACAGTGATGGCATGTACTCATTCTGTACCGGAAAGAACC AGCTTGTGACGACCCGTGGAGGAAACTCTAATGGCGCTCTGTGCCAGTTCCCATTCAAGTATAATGGACGCAACTACACCGACTGCACATCTGATGGCCGTCGTGATGGGATGAAGTGGTGTGGTACCACTACTGACTATGATGGGGAGCGGAAATATGGATTCTGTCCTATGGCTg CTCATGAGGAAGTCTGCACTGTGAATGATGTAATGTACCGCGTGGGTGACGAGTGGGACAAGCGCCATGACACACTTGGTCACATGATGCGCTGCACGTGCCAGGGCAATGGACGCGGGGAGTGGAACTGCATTTCCCACACTCAGCTCAAAG ACCAGTGCGTTGTGAATGGACAGACATATGACGTGAATGAAACCTTCGAGAAGCGTCATGACCAGGGCTACATGATGAACTGCACATGCTTTGGCCAAGGCCGTGGTCGCTGGAAATGTGATGCCATCG ACCAGTGCCAGGAACCCGAGACCAAGGTGTTCTACCAGATTGGCCAGACATGGAACAAGGTCATCCAAGGCAGCCCGTATAGATGTTCCTGCTATGGGAACGGCATTGGAGAACTGGCCTGTGAGCCTCTGCAGTCTACTG CTCCTGTTCGGGTCATCATCACAGAAGCTGGAAATCAGCCGAATTCCCATCCCATCCAATGGAACGCTCCCCAGTCTGCCCACATTACACAATATATCCTCAAGTGGAGAGTT AAAAATACACGCTCACCCTGGAAGGAGGCAACCATTCCTGGCCACATCAACTCCTACACCATTTCAGGGCTTAAACCGGGCTTGACCTATGAGGGTCAACTGATCAGCATTCAGCGCTATGGACCTAGAGAGGTCACTCGCTTTGACTTCACCACTACATATGGCTCTC TGGCCAAAGCAGAGGGTGAGACCACCCAGCCTGCGCCGGTGGTGGACACCTCAGAGTCCGTTACCGAAATCACCTCCAGCAGCTTCGTCATCTCTTGGGTATCTGCATCCGACACAGTGTCTGGTTTTAGAGTGGCATATGAACTCTCAGAAGAAGGAGCCCCATCACGTGTGATTG ACCTCCCAAGAACAACTACATCATTGAACATCCAAGATCTTCTGCCTGGCCGTAGGTACAACGTCAAAGTTTTTGAAGTCAATCCAGAAGGAGATACAAATCTCATCCTGACAACAACTCAGACCACTG CACCTGACGCTCCAACCAATTATGAGGTCTCAAATGTCCAAGAGACGTCCATCGTGATAAGATGGGCCAAACCCCAAGCACCTATAACTG GCTATCGTGTGGTGTACACACCCTCAGTGGAGGGCAGCAGTACTGAGCTCATCCTCCCTGAGACTCAAACATTTGTGACATTGAGTGACCTTCGACCTGGCTTGTCATACAATGTCAGTATTTACTCAGTGGAAGACAACATGGAGAGTGTACCTTTGGTCCTACAGGTCAGCACCTCTGGAGAGCAACAGCCTG AGGAGGTCCAAGCTCCCACAGACCTGCAGTTTTATGAAGTTACCGATGTAAAGATCACCATCACCTGGACTGGTCCTCCTAATGAGGTCTCAGGATACCGCGTGAACTTTGCGCCTGTAAGCACAGACGGCCGGGCCCAGAGACCCCTTCAGCTTCCTGTGACGCAAAATGCTTATGCTGAGCTCACGCACTTGCATCCTGGCACACTCTACCGTTTTCATATTTATGCCGTCAGCGGAGGAGTGGAGAGTGAACCTTTGGTTGGGGAGCATTCTACAA AGCCTGATGCCCCTACTGACCTGCGCTTTACTGATATCACTGATGACAGTGCTCTGGTCATCTGGTCCGTCCCCAGAGCTCAGGTCACAGGTTATCGTCTATTCATCAGCATTGGCAGCTCTAGCCCCAAACAGCTGAAGGTCCCTGGCCATGTGTCTCAATACCAGCTTAGCAACCTTCAGCCTGACACTGAGTACAGAGTCACTCTACACTCAGAGCAAGGAAGCACGCTCAGCGAGGGAATCACTGATGCCTTCAGAACAT CTCAGCCAACGGGTAATGCTCCTCGATTCACCACTGAAGTCACAGACACGGCCATCATCGTTACCTGGATCCCCGTAGCACGATACAGCTATAGG ATGTCTGTGAGGCCCAGCCAAGGTGGTGAGGCTCCCAGAGAAGAGACCTCTGGGAAAGGCAGAATTTACATTTCCGGTTTGACTCCAGGATTGGAGTATACCTACAGCTTGCAGCCCCTGTTCAATGGCCGACAGCATGGCAATCCTATCACAAATAAAGTTGTGACAT CCCTATCCCCACCAACTGACCTGAATGTGGTGTCTAACCCTGTCACTGGTAACCTCAATGTCAGATGGAGCAGAACCAAAAGTCCGG ATATAACTGGCTATAGAGTGACGTGCACACCAACCAATGGGCAGCGTGGAGCTACTCAAGAGGAGATTGTTCAAGGAGAAGAAACCTCATGTACCCTTGACAACCTGAGTCCTGGAGTTGAATACAATGTCAGTGTCTACACCGTTAAAAACCACATAGAGAGTGAGCCTATCTCCACCACCATTACGCAAG ATGTGCCCAAGGTGGGTGATCTCAGCTTTGTTGATTTCACGGATACCACGATTGGAATTAAATGGACCCCACTAAATTACCCAGCGGTTACTGGATACCATATTACAGTTGTTACGGCCGGCCAGAGTTTTCCTATTTTGGAAGATATGGTGAACTCCTCCGTCAGCTATTACACTATTCGTGGATTGGAGCCAGGCATCAATTATGAAATCAGTGTGTCCACTATTACAGATGAGGCGGAGAGCGTGCCCTCGGTGATCACACAGCAAACCCAAACTG CTGTTCCAGCCCCCACAAATCTGCGCTTTTCTGAGGTGGGCTCAGACTCCATGCGTGTGTTATGGACCCCACCTTCTGTTCAGCCATCCGAAATTACTCGTTTTGTCATCCGCTCTCATCCCACAAACAACGATGATGACACTCAGGAAGTCAACGTAGGAGGTGGCACCAATAGCTACGTCCTTCAGA acTTGCTGTCAAACACAGAGTATCTGGTGAAAGTAGTGTGTGTCTATGATGACAAAGAGAGTGAACCTGTAACTGGTGTTCAGAAAACAA AATTGGATTCCCCGACAAATCTGGACTTCTCTGATGTCTCCACCAACTCATTTACCGTGCACTGGCTGGCCCCACGTTCCGTCATTACGGGATACCGCCTACGCTATCAGTCAACAAGGGATGGGCGCCCTAAAGAGGAGAGACTTCCCCCGACAAGAAATTACTTCACACTGGTGAACCTGGCCCCCGAGACAGAGTACACTGTCTATATTTACGCTGTCAGCAGCAATGTAGAGAGTCTACCTCTTACTGGAACGCAAGCAACTG TCTCTGACGCTCCCACTGACCTGGCTGTGACGTCCTCCACTCCCACTAGCATCACCATCTCCTGGGATGCCCCTGCAGTCACTGTACGCTACTACAAGATCACACATGGCGAAACAG GGGAAAGAGATGCACCCAGAGAGTTCACTGTTCCAGGAACACAGTCCACTGCTACCATCCAAGGCTTGCGGCCAGACACCGATTACACCATCACGCTGTATGCTGTGACCGGCAGAGGGGACAGCCCAGCCTCCAGCACACCAGTCATCATCACACACAGGACTGCAGGTGGAA GTGTTTCATCCCCATCAGATTTAGATGTTACTGATATTCAAGACAATACCTTGACTGTCCGCTGGAGCCCAGCTAGAGGTCCCATCACAGGGTACAGAGTAACAGGGATGCCCAAGGATGGGCAAGGTCCAACATTCTCTGAGGTGGTCGGCCCTG AGCGTACAGAAATGACCATCAGAGGCTTGGTTCCCACAGTGGAGTATACAATTAATGTGATTGCTCTCAGCCAGGAAGGAGAGAGCACCCCAGTGGTCCAGAAAGCTACAACAG CAAGTTTGCAGCATCCAAGAGACCTGACCTTCTCTGATGTGGGCTCCACCTCCATGCTTGTGACATGGGATGCTCCACGGGTTCCAGGAGTGACCTCCTACAGGGTTCTGTACTCTAGTCCAGAGGAGGGAGAACGAGAGTACCGACCAGCCCCAAGTGGTCGTGATAACAGTGTAGTTCTCCAGGGTCTGCGCCCAGGAACCACGTACAACATTAAAGTCATTCCCATGAAAGGACGTAACCCAGACCGTACCCTTGAGGGCATTCAGCAAACAACCCATGAGGAGACTCAGCCCACTG CGGTTCCTGCTCCAACCAATATCCAGTTTTTGGACATTAGTCCATCTTCCTTTATTGTCGCATGGCAAGCACCCAGTGGCAGACTTTCTGGTTACCGTGTGGTGGTCTCCCCCAAGAACCAGTATACCACAGCCAAAGAAATGAATGTTTCACCTGACTCTACACGAGTCTTAGTGCCCGGGCTTATG GTGGCCACCGCTTATGATGTACATGTCTATGCACTGAGGGGTTCAGACAGGAGTACTCCACTCACTGGAGAAATCACCACCGCAGACA GCTCCACAGATATAACCCCTCCTCGCCGAGTCCGTGTCACTGATGTCAAAGACACCTCATTCACTCTCACATGGCGCGTCGTCAATAATGAGCCAATGACAGGTTTCCTTATTGAAGcgacacccaaaaatgaaggaAACCCCACCTTCAGCCAAACTATTCCTGCTGACCAAAGAATCTACGTTGTCACTG GTTTGCAACCAGCCGTAACGTATGTGGTCAACATGTACACACTGAACAGAAACAGTCGAAGCCATCCATTCACAATGACTGTAACCACAG CTCGGCCAACTCTTCAGTCTCCTACCAACCTTCAGTTCACCTCCCTGACCTCCAGTTCCATCTCGTTTACTTGGCAAGCCCCTCCAACACAAATTACAGGATATTACGTTACTTATGAAGAATCAGGTGGTCGGCCTCATGAGCTTCTACCACGTCCTGTCGCTGGCCAGAACTATGCCACCATCACTG GTCTGAAACCAGGCACTGAATACATCATTAAGATCTTTGCCCTAGTGAATGCCCAGAGGAGTGCACCACTGGTTGGCACTGCCACAACTC AGCTGACTTCTGATCTGCCTATCCATGGCGGCCGAGACAAACTGGATGTGCCTGAGCCTGACAACAGAGTTCATGTAGTGGTTCCCACTGGGCATGAAACACCTGATGAGCACGGGCAGCATGTGGAATACACAGAATTCAATAATCAGCCCAATCAACCCAACAGAGGCTACCAGCCTCAACATCATCAACCAACCTCTCAACCTAAGCAAGCCCGACCCCAGCCTTATGTGCCTCAAGTTGGGGAGACCCTAGTATACATCCCCAAGGTGGGACCCGATGGGGGTCGTATACCTAAGATTATTCAAGTTAGTGAAAGGCCTGGCGACGGCCATCCGTTTGGTTTTACAGAGGACAAGACAGGAAGACCGCAGGAGGCCCAGACCCAGACCACCATCTCATGGCAGCCTTACCAGGAGAGTTCTGCTTACCTGGTGTCCTGTCAGCCCATTACCCATCAAGATGAGAAGATGTTCCAG ATGCGTCTCCCAGGAACTTCTACAAGCGCCACCCTGATTGGTCTCACATCTGGTGCCTCTTATAATGTCATTGTGGAGGCCTTGAAAGGAGCTCTCAAACACAAAATCTTGGAGGAAATTATCACCGCTGGAAACACAG TTTCAGGAGATGTTTCATCCAGCAAGGACTCTTGTTATGACACCTTCACAGCCACTTACCATGACGTTGGAGAGGAATGGGAGCGCATGTCTGAGACTGGCTTCAAACTCTGGTGCAGATGTCTTGGCCTGGGAAGTGGACATTTCAGATGTGACTCTTCCA AATGGTGTCACGACAGTGGAAACAACTACCGCATTGGTGAAAAGTGGGAGCGACGGGCAGAAAATGGTCACTTGATGAGCTGCACTTGCCTGGGCAATGGTAAAGGAGAGTTCAAGTGTGAACCAC ATGAATCCATATGTTACGATGACGGAAAGATGTACCAGATCGGAAACCAGTGGCAGAAGGAATACTTGGGGGCCATCTGCACTTGCACATGCTATGGAGGACAGCAG GGCTGGCGCTGTGAGAACTGCAGAAGGCCTGGTGCAGAGATTAGCTCTGAACTGCTGAAACCCGTCCGCTTAAACACCGGCCACAGGGTG AACATTCAATGCCCCATCGAATGTCTCCGACCTGAGCTTCTTGCAGATGCTGTGGCCAATCCCAAAACCCAAGAGTGA